ATTTTTTGCATTTCTGCTTCAAGCTTTTCTAGGTCTGCAGCAGAAAAAGCAGTTTCTCTATCAAAATCATAATAGAAACCATTAGCAATTGAAGGTCCTATAGCTAATTTTGTTTCAGGGAATAATCTTTTTACTGCATAAGCTAATACATGAGATATACTGTGTCTTACAGCATCTTTACCTTCTTGATCATCAAATGTACATATGCCTAAAGAAACATCCTCATTAATTTCAGTTCTAAGATCAGCTACTTTTCCGTTAATAACACCACAGCAAGCATTTCTAGCTAAGCCTTCACTAATTGCTTTAGCAATTTCATAAATTGATAATCCAGCTTCAAATTCTTTTATTGAACCATCTTTTAAAGTTACTTTTATCATTTTTACTCCTCCTTAATTCAGTTAACAGTTATGAGTTAACAGTTTATGCCCTTTAGGGTATTCTGTGGGCAATTTACAGTTTTGGAAGAAATCACTGCGTGATTTCTTTGAATTATATAATTATATATTTAAATATAAAAAAACTCCGTCTCTAAAATATAGAGACGAAGTGATATCCGTGGTTCCACTCTAATTACCTAAAGAAAGATTAATTAAAATAGCTTATATGTAAAAGCATAAAAACTATTCCAAATAACCTAATAAAATAGGTCACTTAAAATTATCGTAACGTGATAATAACGGACTTTATTAGAGTCACTCAGAGGTGGTTTTCAGTCTAAATTTATCTAAGAATACTCACACCAGCATATTCTCTCTCTGAAAAATAAGATTTTAGCTTACTGTCCTCATCAACGTATTTACTTTATTAATAGTTATTATTATAATCATTGTATTTTTCTATGTCAACAAGTTAATAAAAAAATTATATTAAACATAATTGAGAAATAAAGATATATTTAAAGTAAAATGGAAAACTATATCGAATTGAATTAAATAATTTTAAGGGGAAATTAGTAAAGTTAACGTGTGTTTAACATTTAATTAACGAGAGTTAATTTGGATTTAATGAGGAATTTATACAAGTACACTACAATTAGGCTGTGCAGAAAGATATAAGAATTAGGCATATTTTTCATATATTTATTTTAGGAGGCAGCAATGAATAAAAAAATAAAAAGTATAAAAGTTAAGATCATTATGTTTTTGGTACCAATGTTATTGATTGCATTTACAGCATTAGCAGTTCTAGGCTATAAGTTTGCAAGTAATTCATTAAAGGAAAGTAATTTGAATGTGATGTCAGAGATGACCAAGATAGCTGCATCGAGAGCTGATGATCAAATTCAAAGTGAAATTAAGAATCTAGAGGTCTTAGCAAGTAATCCTATAATTATTAATGAAAATATACAATTAGAAGAGAAAGTTAAAGTTCTTCAAGCTTCTTTAAAAGCTGTTAACCAACTAGATATGAGTATAAGTAATCAAAATGGAGAAGCAATTGATATATCAGGGAATAAAAAGAATGTAAAGACAACTCAAAGTTTTATCAAATCAATAAAAGGAGAAGCTGCAATAACAAATCCATTTGTAGATCCTAATACGAAAAAGAAAGTAATATCATATTCAGTGCCAATTAAAAATTCAGCAGGTAACATAATTGGGATTATTACTTCAATGAAGGATTGCATGGATTTTTCCAAGATAAATAGTGAAATAAGTTTTTTAAAGACAGGAAGTTCAATAATTGTAGATAACAATGGAAATTATATAGTAGCAGCAGATGAAAGCCTAGTAAGTGAAAATAAAAATATTACAAACATAACATCAGATAAAGCATCTTTAGATGATTTAAACAACATAGGAAAGAGCATGACTATAGGAGATCAATCTGGAATAGGAAAATATATGTATGATGGTAAAGCTATGTATATGACCTATAGTCCTATTGGAAAAACAGGACTTTCAATAGGAATAACGGTAGAAGAAAAAGATTTATTAAGTGCATTAAATAGTTTGGCTTTTATCGATGCAATAGTAACTGTAGTTATGATATTATTAATAGCTATATTAATAATTGTATTTACAATAAAGGTGATAAATAGATTAAATGGAGCTAAAACTTATGTTGATAGTATTGCTAATGGAGATTTCTATTCTCAAATAGATAAAAAATACATTAGTGTTAATGATGAAATAAGTTCTATATGCATAAGTGTAGGACAAGCAAAGGAATCAGTTGGTAATATGATAAAGTCAGTAAAGGAAAATGCTAGTGTTGTAAGGACTGGATCATTGTCCTTAAATGAGATATCAGAACAATTAGCGGTTCTTACAGAAGAAATATCAGCATCCATAGGAGAAGTTGCAATAAGTACAAATAAGGAAAGCTGTGATTTCAAAGAGATATCTAACAAGTTATCAATTTTTGGAGATGAAATAAACCTAGTTAAAGATAATGTTAATTTAATAAGTGAAGATGTTTTTATAATAAATAATAAATCTTTAGAAGGTTCAAGAGATATTGAACAACTAAATGATGGAATTGTAAGTGTTAATGATAGTTTTGGAAGATTTTCAACTAGTATTGAATATATACAAGGGGACATGAAAAATGTTCATGAAATTACTAATATTATAAATGGAATCTCAGAACAAATAAATCTTCTATCCTTTAATGCAGCTATTGAAGCAGCGAGTGCAGGAGAAGCTGGAAGAGGCTTTAATGTTGTAGCCTTGGAAGTAAAGAAACTTTCAGATAAAAGTAAAGAATCAGCACAAAATATTAGTAAAATAATAAACAGACTTATGAAAATAATACAAAAACTTGTTGAAGAATCTAATAATATGGATGGTGAATTGCAGAAACAAAAAGATGCAGTTTACAATGCATCAAGTTCGTTTGCTGAGATAGCTGTACTAGTTAGTGAAATTGCACCTAAGGTTACAAATATTAATGATTTATTTAATGATATTAGCAATAACAAAGATTTAATCGTTGATACTGTCAGTGAGTTATCAGAAGAAATAATAAATACATCTAATTCTTTAGTTCAAGTTACAGATTCATCCGTGGAACTAGCAATATTTGCTGAAAAGGTTAGTAATAGTTCTAATTTACTATTGAATAAGGCTGATGATCTGATAGAAAAAGTAAAATTATTTAAAATTGAAAAAAATGAAGTTAATGCTGAAATAACTGTAGATAAGAAAGATGAAAAAATAGGTATTGAAAGCATAAGTTCTTTAGAAAAAGTTAATAATGATGAAGTTAATAAAGAAGATTCAGCTTCCATATTAGATAACAAACTAAAAAAAGAAGAAGTTATTAATAATACTCTTAGTTATTATGAAAACTTAGATTTGCCCTTGA
The window above is part of the Clostridium saccharoperbutylacetonicum N1-4(HMT) genome. Proteins encoded here:
- a CDS encoding methyl-accepting chemotaxis protein: MNKKIKSIKVKIIMFLVPMLLIAFTALAVLGYKFASNSLKESNLNVMSEMTKIAASRADDQIQSEIKNLEVLASNPIIINENIQLEEKVKVLQASLKAVNQLDMSISNQNGEAIDISGNKKNVKTTQSFIKSIKGEAAITNPFVDPNTKKKVISYSVPIKNSAGNIIGIITSMKDCMDFSKINSEISFLKTGSSIIVDNNGNYIVAADESLVSENKNITNITSDKASLDDLNNIGKSMTIGDQSGIGKYMYDGKAMYMTYSPIGKTGLSIGITVEEKDLLSALNSLAFIDAIVTVVMILLIAILIIVFTIKVINRLNGAKTYVDSIANGDFYSQIDKKYISVNDEISSICISVGQAKESVGNMIKSVKENASVVRTGSLSLNEISEQLAVLTEEISASIGEVAISTNKESCDFKEISNKLSIFGDEINLVKDNVNLISEDVFIINNKSLEGSRDIEQLNDGIVSVNDSFGRFSTSIEYIQGDMKNVHEITNIINGISEQINLLSFNAAIEAASAGEAGRGFNVVALEVKKLSDKSKESAQNISKIINRLMKIIQKLVEESNNMDGELQKQKDAVYNASSSFAEIAVLVSEIAPKVTNINDLFNDISNNKDLIVDTVSELSEEIINTSNSLVQVTDSSVELAIFAEKVSNSSNLLLNKADDLIEKVKLFKIEKNEVNAEITVDKKDEKIGIESISSLEKVNNDEVNKEDSASILDNKLKKEEVINNTLSYYENLDLPLIENLEDLDIYQLEQFEEDLQLKDFGWGGTKVTEIKDYIKQKESVGFDDDDDEFNIS